Proteins encoded within one genomic window of Rhododendron vialii isolate Sample 1 chromosome 1a, ASM3025357v1:
- the LOC131335798 gene encoding uncharacterized protein LOC131335798 encodes MVRESEVIQWALDSNMVEICRISMEIGSELSKVIGMHILEAILQDDSGMSYTCSPTFDLLLENLMRTWEHLVTCLALDQDFSSRLLFHILRCYVLLCTNARGFSTVRENLPDSLTDCSFVDLTEEFPLIASLLQQLLLSLGKVDNCSPSFLPDDLQL; translated from the exons ATGGTTAGAGAATCCGAGGTCATTCAATGGGCTCTCGATAGCAACATGGTAGAAATCTGTCGGATCAGCATGGAGATTGGAAGTGAGCTCTCTAAAGTG ATTGGAATGCACATTCTGGAAGCAATTTTGCAAGATGACTCAGGAATGTCTTATACTTGCAGTCCAACTTTTGACCTACTattggaaaatttgatgagGACATGGGAGCATCTG GttacttgtttggctttggaCCAAGATTTCTCTTCCCGCCTCCTATTTCATATTCTTCGCTGCTACGTACTGCTTTGCACTAATGCTCG AGGTTTTAGTACGGTAAGGGAGAATCTACCAGATAGCTTAACtgattgttcttttgttgatcTCACTGAG GAGTTCCCTCTGATTGCGAGTTTGCTCCAACAACTACTCCTGAGTCTTGGTAAAGTTGACAACTGCTCTCCGAGTTTCCTACCAGATGACTTGCAACTCTAA
- the LOC131335808 gene encoding uncharacterized protein LOC131335808, translated as MVENPMAIPQAILELQHPSMRESALRCLSDFLNWEREEDRENYDWTAFFLFNSCSTMSVLLQEVLAFSQLSVDGTPTVRASKRVVNVFTLFHCIASSKQTRYKFVKSFIPNFVVPLIQFEIPLDNYEDVQAVALSVIGILCQVLPF; from the exons ATGGTGGAGAATCCAATGGCGATTCCTCAAGCGATTCTTGAGCTTCAACACCCATCCATGAGAGAATCTGCTCTCCGCTGCCTCAGCGATTTTCTCAACTGG gaaagagaagaagacCGTGAAAATTACGACTGGACGGCGTTCTTCTTGTTTAATTCTTGCAGCACTATGTCCGTTCTACTTCAG GAAGTTTTAGCCTTTTCCCAATTGTCAGTAGATGGAACTCCGACGGTGAGAGCCTCTAAGCGTGTTGTGAATGTGTTCACGCTATTTCAT tgtattgcgtcaAGCAAACAAACGAGATATAAGTTTGTGAAGT CTTTTATCCCCAATTTTGTTGTACCACTGATACAGTTTGAAATCCCCTTGGATAATTACGAAGATGTTCAAGCTGTGGCCCTCTCTGTGATTGGTATTCTATGCCAGGTACTTCCCTTTTGA